A single window of Pieris rapae chromosome 4, ilPieRapa1.1, whole genome shotgun sequence DNA harbors:
- the LOC110997163 gene encoding probable ATP-dependent RNA helicase DDX52 isoform X2, protein MDAYDIFKKLTKGLKFKQRFLGLSNSDQNVKQILKKETDLKKEELSDHDSEPEQSNVEDNGDFQESGESSKEEENNLDGDLELLEGVTVSKTSKQRKEKKTKLSLEELKKKKNLEEENRFRNEYGIKAVGRHITSALRDFDDLVTRYNVSLDMVDTIKKCGYEEPTPIQRQALPALLEGRQIVATAPTGSGKTAAFLVPLLHFLGAPSGGPRALILCPTRELAHQIYREALRLSVSTQLRCSVIKSVKSSKVKERESTIRKSDLVISTPNRLCYMLNREDVNISLQKVQWLIIDEADKMFEGSEEEVDTFRQQLGVVLASLDVRRRIALFSATHTPALAKWARKHLRGLIVLTVGHRNAAATTVQQELLFCGNESGKLIAFRQLVQKGLKPPVLVFVQSKERAKQLFKELLYDGINVDVIHADRTQAQRDRVVRSFRVGRIWVLICTELMGRGIDFRGVNLVVNYDFPPSAIAYIHRVGRAGRAGQKGRAVTFFTQDDVVNLRSIASVMKQSGCEVPEYMLSIKQDSNRRKLLLKKAPHRDKISTVLEKPNKRKLEKHAVEDIKNVGETNLVKNSKHEKIRRLSKDNKSPKKGLKKKENMGKTNNIKMKKRKSLKPV, encoded by the exons atggaTGCCTATgatatattcaaaaaactAACAAAGGGATTAAAATTTAAGCAGCGTTTTTTGGGCTTAAGTAATTct gatcaaaatgtaaaacagattctaaaaaaagaaacagacTTAAAGAAGGAAGAGTTATCCGATCACGACTCTGAACCCGAACAGTCTAATGTTGAAGATAATGGTGATTTTCAAG aGTCAGGCGAATCAAGTAAAGAGGAAGAAAATAACTTGGATGGGGATTTGGAACTCTTAGAGGGTGTTACAGTTAGCAAAACATCAAAGCAAAGGAAAGAAAAAAAGACTAAGCTTAGTCTAGAagagttgaaaaaaaaaaagaatttggaAGAG GAAAACCGATTCCGCAATGAATATGGTATCAAAGCGGTTGGACGTCATATAACCAGTGCATTAAGAGACTTTGATGATTTAGTGACTAGGTATAATGTATCACTGGATATGGTAGATACCATTAAGAAGTGCGGGTATGAGGAACCTACACCCATACAAAGGCAGGCATTACCAGCATTGTTGgag gGTCGTCAAATAGTGGCCACAGCACCTACAGGTTCGGGTAAAACTGCTGCATTCCTAGTTCCTCTGCTGCACTTTTTGGGGGCCCCTTCCGGTGGTCCTCGGGCCCTAATCCTATGTCCCACACGGGAGCTGGCCCATCAGATCTATAGAGAAGCCTTGAGGCTCTCTGTCTCTACGCAACTACGATGCAGTGTTATCAAAAGCGTCAAAAGTAGCAAAGTAAAGGAGAGGGAATCAACCATTAGGAAGAGTG atcTTGTAATAAGTACACCAAACCGCTTATGCTACATGTTGAATCGAGAAGATGtgaatatttctttacaaaa AGTGCAATGGCTGATAATAGACGAGGCAGACAAGATGTTCGAGGGTTCCGAGGAAGAGGTGGACACATTCCGGCAGCAGCTGGGCGTGGTGCTGGCTTCGCTGGACGTCCGGCGCCGTATCGCTCTGTTCAGCGCCACTCACACCCCCGCCCTCGCCAAGTGGGCTCGCAAGCATCTGCGGGGGCTCATCGTCCTCACTGTCGGGCACAG AAACGCCGCGGCGACTACGGTGCAGCAAGAGTTGCTGTTTTGCGGCAACGAGAGCGGGAAACTGATCGCGTTCCGCCAGCTGGTTCAGAAAGGGTTGAAGCCACCCGTCTTAG TGTTCGTGCAGAGCAAGGAGCGGGCCAAACAGCTGTTCAAGGAGCTGCTGTACGATGGCATCAATGTGGACGTCATCCACGCCGACCGCACGCAGGCGCAG CGTGACAGAGTCGTCCGTAGCTTTCGCGTGGGTCGCATCTGGGTGCTGATCTGTACCGAACTGATGGGGCGAGGGATCGATTTCCGCGGAGTCAACCTCGTCGTAAACTACGATTTCCCGCCTTCGGCCATAGCTTACATACACCG AGTGGGTCGAGCCGGGCGAGCCGGGCAAAAGGGTCGCGCCGTCACGTTCTTCACCCAGGACGACGTCGTCAACTTGAGAAG CATCGCATCAGTGATGAAGCAGTCGGGGTGCGAGGTGCCCGAGTACATGTTGTCGATCAAACAGGATTCCAACAGACGCAAACTGTTGCTTAAGAAAGCTCCGCACAGAGACAAAATATCCACTGTCTTGGAAAAACCTAACAA ACGAAAACTTGAGAAACACGCAGTAGAAGACATAAAAAATGTGGGTGAAACGAATTTAGTGAAAAATAGCAAGCACGAGAAAATTAGGAGGCTAAGTAAAGATAACAAAAGCCCTAAAAAAGGGTTGAAAAAGAAGGAGAACATGGGAAAAACTAATAACATAAAGATGAAAAAGAGAAAATCTCTGAAACCTGTATAA
- the LOC110997163 gene encoding probable ATP-dependent RNA helicase DDX52 isoform X1 yields the protein MDAYDIFKKLTKGLKFKQRFLGLSNSDQNVKQILKKETDLKKEELSDHDSEPEQSNVEDNGDFQESGESSKEEENNLDGDLELLEGVTVSKTSKQRKEKKTKLSLEELKKKKNLEEENRFRNEYGIKAVGRHITSALRDFDDLVTRYNVSLDMVDTIKKCGYEEPTPIQRQALPALLEGRQIVATAPTGSGKTAAFLVPLLHFLGAPSGGPRALILCPTRELAHQIYREALRLSVSTQLRCSVIKSVKSSKVKERESTIRKSDLVISTPNRLCYMLNREDVNISLQKVQWLIIDEADKMFEGSEEEVDTFRQQLGVVLASLDVRRRIALFSATHTPALAKWARKHLRGLIVLTVGHRNAAATTVQQELLFCGNESGKLIAFRQLVQKGLKPPVLVFVQSKERAKQLFKELLYDGINVDVIHADRTQAQCVFTPQRDRVVRSFRVGRIWVLICTELMGRGIDFRGVNLVVNYDFPPSAIAYIHRVGRAGRAGQKGRAVTFFTQDDVVNLRSIASVMKQSGCEVPEYMLSIKQDSNRRKLLLKKAPHRDKISTVLEKPNKRKLEKHAVEDIKNVGETNLVKNSKHEKIRRLSKDNKSPKKGLKKKENMGKTNNIKMKKRKSLKPV from the exons atggaTGCCTATgatatattcaaaaaactAACAAAGGGATTAAAATTTAAGCAGCGTTTTTTGGGCTTAAGTAATTct gatcaaaatgtaaaacagattctaaaaaaagaaacagacTTAAAGAAGGAAGAGTTATCCGATCACGACTCTGAACCCGAACAGTCTAATGTTGAAGATAATGGTGATTTTCAAG aGTCAGGCGAATCAAGTAAAGAGGAAGAAAATAACTTGGATGGGGATTTGGAACTCTTAGAGGGTGTTACAGTTAGCAAAACATCAAAGCAAAGGAAAGAAAAAAAGACTAAGCTTAGTCTAGAagagttgaaaaaaaaaaagaatttggaAGAG GAAAACCGATTCCGCAATGAATATGGTATCAAAGCGGTTGGACGTCATATAACCAGTGCATTAAGAGACTTTGATGATTTAGTGACTAGGTATAATGTATCACTGGATATGGTAGATACCATTAAGAAGTGCGGGTATGAGGAACCTACACCCATACAAAGGCAGGCATTACCAGCATTGTTGgag gGTCGTCAAATAGTGGCCACAGCACCTACAGGTTCGGGTAAAACTGCTGCATTCCTAGTTCCTCTGCTGCACTTTTTGGGGGCCCCTTCCGGTGGTCCTCGGGCCCTAATCCTATGTCCCACACGGGAGCTGGCCCATCAGATCTATAGAGAAGCCTTGAGGCTCTCTGTCTCTACGCAACTACGATGCAGTGTTATCAAAAGCGTCAAAAGTAGCAAAGTAAAGGAGAGGGAATCAACCATTAGGAAGAGTG atcTTGTAATAAGTACACCAAACCGCTTATGCTACATGTTGAATCGAGAAGATGtgaatatttctttacaaaa AGTGCAATGGCTGATAATAGACGAGGCAGACAAGATGTTCGAGGGTTCCGAGGAAGAGGTGGACACATTCCGGCAGCAGCTGGGCGTGGTGCTGGCTTCGCTGGACGTCCGGCGCCGTATCGCTCTGTTCAGCGCCACTCACACCCCCGCCCTCGCCAAGTGGGCTCGCAAGCATCTGCGGGGGCTCATCGTCCTCACTGTCGGGCACAG AAACGCCGCGGCGACTACGGTGCAGCAAGAGTTGCTGTTTTGCGGCAACGAGAGCGGGAAACTGATCGCGTTCCGCCAGCTGGTTCAGAAAGGGTTGAAGCCACCCGTCTTAG TGTTCGTGCAGAGCAAGGAGCGGGCCAAACAGCTGTTCAAGGAGCTGCTGTACGATGGCATCAATGTGGACGTCATCCACGCCGACCGCACGCAGGCGCAG TGTGTTTTTACTCCGCAGCGTGACAGAGTCGTCCGTAGCTTTCGCGTGGGTCGCATCTGGGTGCTGATCTGTACCGAACTGATGGGGCGAGGGATCGATTTCCGCGGAGTCAACCTCGTCGTAAACTACGATTTCCCGCCTTCGGCCATAGCTTACATACACCG AGTGGGTCGAGCCGGGCGAGCCGGGCAAAAGGGTCGCGCCGTCACGTTCTTCACCCAGGACGACGTCGTCAACTTGAGAAG CATCGCATCAGTGATGAAGCAGTCGGGGTGCGAGGTGCCCGAGTACATGTTGTCGATCAAACAGGATTCCAACAGACGCAAACTGTTGCTTAAGAAAGCTCCGCACAGAGACAAAATATCCACTGTCTTGGAAAAACCTAACAA ACGAAAACTTGAGAAACACGCAGTAGAAGACATAAAAAATGTGGGTGAAACGAATTTAGTGAAAAATAGCAAGCACGAGAAAATTAGGAGGCTAAGTAAAGATAACAAAAGCCCTAAAAAAGGGTTGAAAAAGAAGGAGAACATGGGAAAAACTAATAACATAAAGATGAAAAAGAGAAAATCTCTGAAACCTGTATAA